Proteins encoded together in one Kutzneria kofuensis window:
- a CDS encoding GntR family transcriptional regulator: MTLDPTDRRPAYQQIADDLRQFIASDAVEINDKLPSLTELTEKYGRAVMTIRKALDSLQDEGLVVTRHGEGTYVVQKPAAHAEPATTPRELLDSFRRMSESLAEITDRLAAVESAVFGQSGPGAPRRDQGDD, from the coding sequence ATGACCTTGGACCCGACCGACCGGCGACCGGCGTACCAACAGATCGCTGACGATCTCCGCCAGTTCATCGCGTCGGACGCGGTGGAGATCAACGACAAGCTTCCGTCGCTCACCGAGCTGACCGAGAAGTACGGCCGCGCCGTAATGACCATCCGCAAGGCACTCGACAGCTTGCAGGATGAGGGCCTGGTCGTGACGCGCCACGGTGAGGGCACCTACGTCGTACAGAAGCCAGCAGCTCACGCTGAGCCGGCGACGACCCCGCGTGAGCTGCTGGACAGTTTCCGTCGTATGAGCGAATCGTTGGCCGAGATCACCGACCGTCTTGCGGCCGTCGAGTCGGCGGTGTTCGGTCAGTCAGGCCCAGGTGCTCCTCGACGCGATCAAGGCGACGACTGA